The sequence AGGCAAAGTTGGGAAGACCTAAGGCGTTGTCATAAAGGAATCGATAAAGGAAGAGAAGACAGGATAAATGGTAAATGAAGCTGATTTTATCGAAAAATAAAGCTTTTTGACCAGTTTTCTAGTTGGAAAAACAGAGCCGCAGAGTTTAAGAACATAGCTGTATAGTATTTTTTATCAATGAAGCCAAGTAGGATTTTTTTTCACTTTTCACCTTCCATGTAAACATCTCAATCAATCCCATGATACATAACGGTTTACCGTTCCCACAAAACCAAGAAAGAAATTTCCTAATCAGTTTGACTCTCTATTACGGCATGGGAACATGTTCTTTAAATTTCTGTAATTTAGTACTCACTGCAGCGGAAATAGCATAAAACAATACGCAGTTTTAGGAAAGAGCAATTATTTATTTTGGACACTATAAATAATGAGTATCCTTGATATAACCATTAAGTTGAGAAAAAATGGTGGAATCATTATACAGAAAGTACTATGGCAAACTATACCAATATGGTTGCCTTGTGCATAATGATTCCGTAAAAGTGGAAGATACCGTTCAAAACTTTTTTGTTTGGACTTTGGAACATTCAGAAAAATTAAAGGACATTAAAAATTTTGAAGCGTTTGCATGCAAAGCGATTCGAAAAAACCTGATTCATCGTATTATTAAGGATAACCGTTCCAAAAAAAGTAAGGATAATTACTTGGTGACCCTGGTTAATGAAAAGTCCATTACCTCAGTGGAAAAGGAAATAATGCAAGCTGAGGAAAGTTCATGTCTAAAAATGAACTTGAAAAATGCCATAGAAAAATTACCGGACAAGCAAAAGGAAATCATCTTCCTAAAATATTATGCTAACTTTTCCTATAAGGAAATCGAAGACATAATGAACGTGAGCAATCAAGTGGCTAGAAACTATGTTTCCAGAGCCCTTAAAAAACTGAAAGACTCCATATTTTCAGAAAAAATAAGGGCTTTTATAGTGTCTGCTTTTTTAGCTTAAAAAAGTTTTTTTAAAAAAAATCTATTTTCCAAGGTTACATTTTTATGTTTTGCGGCTTCTACTATAAATAGCATTGCTAAATGAGCCATAAAAATTTTAAAAATTATCTTTTTGAAGACTTCATCAAGGACTCTTATTTTAGAGAGTGGGTATACGCACCAAATAAGGCAGTAAATACTTTTTGGGATGCTTTCTTGGAAGAACACCCAACTAAATCCTTGGATATTGAAAAAGCGAGACTTTTTTTAGAAGGTGTTCATGAATATTACGATAGCAATAAGGTAAGTGAAGTACAAATTCAAGAAAAGTACCAAGAATTTGTTTCCAAGTATGCCAATGAAGCACCGGGCAAAGTACGGGTTCTTAAAAGAAACCGGAAAAGAGTATTCAATTATGTGGCTGCAGCTTCTATAGTTGTATTGGTGGCTTTCAGTTTATTCTACAAAAACATTAACACAGATTACTACACTACTGCTTACGGGGAGTATAAGAAAATTGAACTTCCAGATGGAACCCATGTTACTTTGGGTGCCAATTCCAAATTAAGATTAGCCAAGAAATGGGACGAAACAGTTGACCGTAAAGTATGGTTAGATGGAGAAGCCTACTTTGATGTAACTACGATAGAAGAAACACAGGCTAAATTTATTGTTATCACTGACGATGTTAATGTTGAGGTTTTGGGAACAGCATTTAATGTTGATAATAGAAAAGAAGATACCAAAGTAATTTTGGATAAGGGAAAAATCAAGCTTGATATAAAAGGCAATTTGAACAAGCAACTCCTCATGGCTCCCGGTGAAAAAATAACGTATAAGGCCAAAAGCCGAAAATTACCTGAGAAACAAAGGGCGAAAAAGGATGAAACTTCATGGAGAGATGGGGTTATGACGTATACAAATACACCTTTACATGTTGTGTTGGCCAAGATGGAAGACGTATACGGGATTCAACTAAAACTTAAAGACAATGCACTCAGAGATAAAGAAGTTACCGTAGGAGTTTCAATTACAAACCAAGAAGTTGCGGTAACTACTATTGAGAGAATAATTGGGGCTGAGTTTATCAAATAAAAAAGGGATAATCTTCTGAACAAGATTACCCCCACTAATTGCAATATAATACAACTAATTAACGACCAAATTTATGAAAAAATCTATTGTCTTCAAAAGAGGCATTCTACTGTTGGCTTTCATTTTGAGCAGCAGCTATGCATCAGCCAATTTGTCTGAAACGAATAAGGACCCATCTTATGCCTTTTCAAAAGTTAACAAAATAAAACTCACGGATGCTTTACAGGCGGCGAGTGAGAATTACCATGTATTCTTCAGCTATGAAACCAAACTACTGGAGAATGTAGAAGTTGAGGTGTCTTTAAGTGAGCTTTTTAGTAGAGAAACGGAAATAGAAGTTGTGGTTAACTCTTTACTGAGTGGCACTAATTTAAAATTTGAGACGATTGGCGATAAGTATATTGTCATCTATAAGAACAATAGAAATGGGAAGAACAAGCTAGAAAGGTTAAAAGAAAAGCTGAATGAACTTAGGGATATTGAGAATGGCGATGATATTCTGTTATATCCCAATTCAAAAAAGGCTCAAAAAGTATTGGCCACAAAAAGGGGTGTAAACGTAACCCAAGACCTTACAATAACGGGGCTTGTGACAGATGAATTGAATGTGCCCCTCATTGGAGCTACAGTTGTTGCCAAAGGCACAACAGTAGGTGCTGTTACTGATTTTGATGGTCTTTATTCTTTAAAAGTGCCCACTTCAACTACACATCTTGTGTTCTCATACATAGGCTATGAATCGAAAGAGGTGGCTATTGACCAGCGTACAACAATCAATACACAATTAAGGGAAGATGCCAACGCACTTGATGAAGTGGTAGTTACCGCTTTGGGTATTGAACGAAATAAAAAGACACTTTCCTATGCCGTTTCAGAAGTTAAAGGGGATCAATTGGCCGATAAAGCTGAGGCAGATGTTTTAAGGGCTTTGAGTGGTAAAGTGGCAGGGGTAAA is a genomic window of Flagellimonas sp. CMM7 containing:
- a CDS encoding RNA polymerase sigma factor gives rise to the protein MVESLYRKYYGKLYQYGCLVHNDSVKVEDTVQNFFVWTLEHSEKLKDIKNFEAFACKAIRKNLIHRIIKDNRSKKSKDNYLVTLVNEKSITSVEKEIMQAEESSCLKMNLKNAIEKLPDKQKEIIFLKYYANFSYKEIEDIMNVSNQVARNYVSRALKKLKDSIFSEKIRAFIVSAFLA
- a CDS encoding FecR family protein, with translation MSHKNFKNYLFEDFIKDSYFREWVYAPNKAVNTFWDAFLEEHPTKSLDIEKARLFLEGVHEYYDSNKVSEVQIQEKYQEFVSKYANEAPGKVRVLKRNRKRVFNYVAAASIVVLVAFSLFYKNINTDYYTTAYGEYKKIELPDGTHVTLGANSKLRLAKKWDETVDRKVWLDGEAYFDVTTIEETQAKFIVITDDVNVEVLGTAFNVDNRKEDTKVILDKGKIKLDIKGNLNKQLLMAPGEKITYKAKSRKLPEKQRAKKDETSWRDGVMTYTNTPLHVVLAKMEDVYGIQLKLKDNALRDKEVTVGVSITNQEVAVTTIERIIGAEFIK